From the Coffea eugenioides isolate CCC68of chromosome 1, Ceug_1.0, whole genome shotgun sequence genome, the window GAATTGCCGAAAACCTAATGATAATGAAATATATATCTACGTGGGCGatggcaaaacagttcaagttgaggcaattggagtttttagattattgttaaagaccGAAATTTATTTGGATCTCTatgagacatttgttgtaccgtcttttagacggaatttaatttctatttctgctttggacaaatttgattatttttgttcatttaaaaatgaaaaatttgaattgtttcatgatttaaaattggttggttctggttctttaatgcattacgataatctatatttaattgatacgattgcctcatttaatgaatctctgcatttgagtactagaggagttaaaagaaaattagccaatgagaattcagctgCATTATAACACAAGAGATTGGGACATATCTCCAAATGGAGAATGGAAAGgcttgtgtcaaatgaaattctcgacccCTTAAATTTTATAgattttaatgattgtattaactgtataaaggggaaacaaacAATCAAAAGAGATTTGAAACCAATAGGTCTTCagacgtcttagaacttatacatacagatatttgtggGCCATTTTCTACATTGCTtggaatggtcaacaatattttataacgttcatagacgatttttcaagatatggctacatatatctcatttatgaaaagtcacagtcactggacgtgttcaaaaattttaaggctgaaattgagaatcaactcaacaaaagaatcaaaagcGTCAGATCTAaccgtggtggtgagtactatggtagatatgacggttcaAGTGAGCAACGTccaggaccatttgctaaatacctagaggaatgcgATAGCGTCCCACAGTACACTATGCCGGATTCACCTACTATGAATGGTGTGGCTGAAAGACGAAATAAAACACTTAAAAACatggtaaggagtatgatatgtcattctacCTTACCAGAGTCACTATGGGGTGAAACACTTAAGACTGCAACATATATTTTTAATAGAATTCCAACTAAAACAACTATCAAAATCCCTTATAAGTTTTGGACAAGGAAAAAGCCCAGTTTAAAGCATATGCATGTTTGGGGGTGTCCAGTTGAGACAAGGCCTTACAGGCCAAATGAATAGAAACTGGacgattagttgttattttattggatactctgaaagatccagaggttacaagttttatgatcccacagccaaatcaatttttgagacagAAAATGCTCGATTTTTTGAGGATATCGAGTTTGGAGGAGAAAATACAGTAAGAGACATTGTCTTTAAAGaagaatatattaatattttcacaGGTGTCATTGATCTTGTTCAGGATCCTATTCTTAAATAAGATCATAACAtaacaaatcaagacaatgtcgaagaATAAACTGTTATAGAAGAATAAACTCTTCTTCTCCAAGAACCAGTGCTattaagaagatccactagagaaaggagaagtgcagtGTCAGATGATTACATTATTTTTTTCCAAGAACATGAAGATGACATTGGATTCATGaaagatgatccaatcaacttccgtcaagccatggaaagttcaaattctcaaaagtggatcgatgccATGAATGAAGAGATTAAATCCATGCAGGACAATGAtatttgggatcttgtcccattgCCAGAAGGTACGAAACCTATTGGTTGTAAATAGATATTTAAAATCAAGAGGGATTCGAAAGGCAATGTGGAAGGATACAAATCTCGTCTTGTCGCCAAgggatttacacaaaaagaaggtatcgactataaagaaacTTTCTCTCCGGTCTCTTCAAATGActcttttagaattatcatggCACTAGTGGTATATTTCGATCTTGAGTTACATCAAATTGATGTAAAGacagcgtttctcaatggtaacattgatTAGACGATTTATATGGTGCAATCAGAAAATTTTGTATCAGGCGATCCAAAGAATATGATttgcaaaattaaaaaattcatttatgggctcaaacaagcatctcgacaatggtatttcaaatttcatcaagtgatcatctcatttgattttgagatgaatttagtggatgattgcatataccataagttctgtgggagtaagtatatttttctggtattgtatgttgatgacatttgcttgccagcaacgatattgatctattgcatgaaaccaagaaatttctaactaagaattttgagatgaaagatcttagtgatgcatcttttgtgttaggcaTACAGATACACCGTGATCGCTCTCGGGATATTTTAGGACTATCACAAAAGGGTTATATCGAAAAGGTCCTTAAAAGAtatggcatgcaaaattgtaaatcaGGTGACACCCCTGTGactaaaggagacaaatttagtcttgaaCAGTGTCCCAAAAATACTTTTGAGaaaaaagagatgcaaaagattctTTATGCATCAACAGTAGGAAGTTTAATGTATGCTCAAATATGTACGCGTCCGGACATTGCGTACATTACTGGCATGTTGGGTAGATGTTTGAGTAATTTtggattagatcattggaaagtaaccaaacgggtcttacagtatctacagaaaacaaatgattacatgctcacgtatcggAAGTCAGATGAGTTAGAGATCATTGGGTATATTGATTCCGATTATGCTGGATGCAAAGATACTATGAAGTCAACGTCAGGTTATGTGTACTTGTTGGCTGGAGGTGTCATTTCTtggaagagtgctaaacagtccCTCATAGCATCTTTCACTATGGCTGCAGAATTTATAACTTGTTATGAAGCATCCAACCAAGGAATTTGGCTGCGAAATTTCATCACAGAATTACGTGTAGTGGATGGTTTTGAAAGACCACTTAAATTATTCTGTGACAATAAGTCAGCAGtcttatattccaataacaaTAGGAGCTCAAccaaatctaaacatatagatatcaaaTTTCTGGCTGTTAAAGAAAGAGTACAGAATGGACAGTTATCGATAGAACACAtcgggacaaactccatggttgcggatccgcttactaagggaTTGCCACCCAAATTGTTTCATGAACATACTACTCATATGGGTGTCGTGTTATTAAATGATGTACAGTTTTAGTGAGAGTTTGTTATTTTGAatgctcttatgatatttttcagttattaaggatttaaggatattttatgcataaataaagtttgaaTTTATTTACACTCTGATtttggtatggtttgatctcatGAAAATTTAAGGTAGACCAATTGGAAATAGGCATGTTTTTTATCATATTACATGAAATTTCCATGCTACATATACACATCATGATTCATGTCAATCAATTGCATTgatatatgtgaccattgatgagtcgagttacgaaattgtaacaaaggccgctttgatcctatattggtgtaattgatggaccgaattggttacagatacattgtgataatgacagtaaaattgagctcatacggttaattgtaaaacataattataaggttacacatatagtccaagtgggagattgttggatccttaatccaacattagacttatatgtgaataattatgtattgcaaactgtcaattaagattaaatccaattaaaatgatcaaatatagtttgggtttaatatatctaataggatgtgggttTTTAATGTGTAGATACTTAAGGGtttctatttctatgatgggctgaaatagggctccaaaagGTAACAAAATATTActtataaatagggttatggtccacaggtcacaggtatcgttttagttgtcgtattttctaataccacaaaatagctcttccctgatatcccatcgtcaggaaagataccagagagaaactaaaggcttctctcaaaggatcggtgaatacctgttgacctggaaggccaccccaaaatctctagggattcaagtatcaaatttatcaatatggattcagatacgcttccgctattttacAGTTAATGTATTTCTTAATAATCACCATACAGATCTTGGGTTTAAAGGTAATGATTTTCACCAgtggttaaatttagataatCATCCTAACATTAACATGTTAAAAtcctgatatatatatatatggaacTTTTTGTCCACTACCTTTTCACATGTATAATTAAAAAAAGTGTATACATTCATGAATCATCAACTAAAAAAGTTTCTTGCACACATGAATGCTTTTGCATCTTGAATAAAGTAAGTTGTTCCAGCTAAAAGTTGTTTACTCATGCCAAATCAAATGGTTCCCAACGTTGAAGGATCAACTGGTTCGGAAGGGGTCACCCACTGGCAATTTCTCGGTGTCAGTGGCTTTGGAGGAGCTTCGCCAGAAGAGCAATGGATCGCAGATAAGCAAGTACATCTGGAGTTCTGCTTTACCAAAGAAGCTCTCTTTCTTCGTCTGGCGTTTGGTAAACAAATGGATTCCCCTGGATGACCAACTGCAGTGGAAGGGCGTTCATCTGGGGTCCAGGTGCTCTTGCTGCGGAAGGGCTCGGGAAACAGGGGAACATCTATTTGGGTCTGGGCCAGTGGCCTCTTCTATCTGGGGTCATTTTGGCAAACAATTCGGGATTTTGAGGAGGGGGTTCCACGGGATTTCCCCCTGCTAATGTCATGGTTCTTGTCCCATCGGATGGTGAACGAGAACCATATACGGGTGATTATTCCTATGGTGGCTCTGTGGTTTATCTGGCGAGCTAGGAATCATACGAGGTTCGAGGGATCGAGGATGAGCGCGGAGAGTATTATATGGCAAGTGGGAAACCTAATAGAGCAATTGGGGGACTCACAGAAGCTAGGGCGCTTGTTTCGGGGAGACGGGGATTGTGTCTGGGCTAGAGGGAGGCGTGCGGCAGCAGTGCGGCGGCCTTACCTGGTGGCATGGGTCAAACCTCTTGCGCATTATCTGAAACTGAACACGGATGCGAGTGTCACTGCAACTGGAGCGTTTGGAGGAGGCGTAGTCCGGTCCAACGAAGGGAAGATGATCTTTGCCTTCTACAAGGAGTTCGGGGAGgcgagtgtggtacatgctgagGCACTGGCTCTATTGGCAGGGCTAACCTATTGTCAGGAAAGGCATCTAACAGGGGTAAGGGTAGAGAGCGATTCTGAGGCTCTCGTTCGAATGGTCGCCTCGGAGGCTTTGGCATGCTGGCCGCTATGCAACGCTCTGCGGAGGATACGATCTATACTGACGAATCTGGAAGCGACACTCAGTCACGTTTATCGTCAAGCGAATATGGTCGCTGAT encodes:
- the LOC113771242 gene encoding uncharacterized protein LOC113771242, translated to MLTYRKSDELEIIGYIDSDYAGCKDTMKSTSGYVYLLAGGVISWKSAKQSLIASFTMAAEFITCYEASNQGIWLRNFITELRVVDGFERPLKLFCDNKSAVLYSNNNRSSTKSKHIDIKFLAVKERVQNGQLSIEHIGTNSMVADPLTKGLPPKLFHEHTTHMGVVLLNDDQLVRKGSPTGNFSVSVALEELRQKSNGSQISKYIWSSALPKKLSFFVWRLVLLLRKGSGNRGTSIWVWASGLFYLGSFWQTIRDFEEGVPRDFPLLMSWFLSHRMVNENHIRVIIPMVALWFIWRARNHTRFEGSRMSAESIIWQVGNLIEQLGDSQKLGRLFRGDGDCVWARGRRAAAVRRPYLVAWVKPLAHYLKLNTDASVTATGAFGGGVVRSNEGKMIFAFYKEFGEASVVHAEALALLAGLTYCQERHLTGVRVESDSEALVRMVASEALACWPLCNALRRIRSILTNLEATLSHVYRQANMVADAIASAHLGHDVLYNEEASLPRRIKVLLGLDRLGVPYIRH